One segment of Ureibacillus thermophilus DNA contains the following:
- a CDS encoding YopX family protein has product MVNSRFKFRAWFNLKNKMVESENLAFQYEGDEENPLTFAFDKADIDENGNEKGTMCFILMQFTGLYDKNGKEIYEGDIVSYFGLKYEVLFKNGAFGWMEDGEFYSFNEMARSEFNKFEIIGNVPVSC; this is encoded by the coding sequence ATGGTAAATTCACGGTTTAAGTTTCGTGCGTGGTTTAATTTAAAAAACAAAATGGTTGAATCTGAAAATTTAGCATTTCAATACGAAGGCGATGAAGAAAATCCTTTAACATTCGCTTTTGATAAAGCTGATATTGATGAGAACGGTAATGAAAAAGGAACGATGTGTTTTATTTTAATGCAATTTACAGGCTTATACGACAAAAACGGCAAGGAGATTTATGAGGGGGATATTGTATCTTATTTTGGTTTAAAATACGAAGTTTTATTTAAAAATGGTGCTTTTGGTTGGATGGAGGATGGAGAATTTTATTCTTTCAATGAAATGGCTCGTTCAGAGTTTAATAAATTCGAAATCATTGGCAATGTTCCGGTTAGCTGTTAA
- the ssb gene encoding single-stranded DNA-binding protein yields the protein MFRLAVNRPFANQNGEREADFINCVAWRKQAENLANYMRKGSLVGIDGRIQTGSYEDQDGKKVFYTEVVAESIQFLESKNTPNSAQNQFSSQGNTNYQSSNQNAYSGQNQPNNDPFNTSFPDAIDDNLPF from the coding sequence ATGTTCCGGTTAGCTGTTAATCGACCGTTTGCAAACCAAAATGGCGAAAGAGAAGCAGATTTTATCAACTGTGTAGCATGGAGAAAACAAGCTGAAAACCTCGCAAATTACATGCGGAAAGGAAGCCTCGTCGGCATCGATGGCCGCATCCAAACCGGCAGCTATGAGGACCAAGACGGCAAGAAGGTGTTTTACACCGAAGTAGTTGCGGAATCAATCCAATTCCTTGAATCAAAAAACACGCCTAATTCAGCGCAGAATCAATTTTCTAGTCAAGGTAATACAAATTATCAATCTAGTAATCAAAACGCCTACAGCGGTCAAAATCAACCGAATAATGACCCGTTTAATACTTCGTTTCCAGATGCAATCGATGATAACTTACCGTTTTAG
- a CDS encoding dUTP diphosphatase: MNLQKLFEVQAKLDKKIVEEKGLQGQDLLDKKILALQVELGELANCWRGFKFWSHDQEPRIEKRTYKTCPSCDGEYVDSCWECGHSGQVVDKIINPLLEEFVDCLHFILSIAIELGYTVDDLYVWDDELVGKTEDIFLELMYWVVLIKSKDERKRKDAFRTVCYIFFNMAEQRLGFTWEQIEEAYLEKNRINHQRQLNHY, from the coding sequence ATGAATCTACAAAAGTTGTTTGAAGTACAAGCAAAATTAGATAAAAAAATCGTTGAGGAGAAAGGATTACAGGGGCAAGATTTGCTAGATAAAAAGATTCTAGCCTTGCAAGTTGAACTCGGCGAACTCGCAAATTGCTGGCGTGGTTTCAAGTTTTGGAGCCATGACCAAGAGCCGAGAATTGAAAAAAGAACATATAAGACATGCCCATCATGTGATGGTGAATATGTCGATTCATGTTGGGAGTGCGGTCATAGCGGTCAGGTAGTGGATAAAATTATCAATCCACTACTTGAAGAGTTCGTCGATTGTTTGCATTTCATCTTGTCTATCGCAATCGAATTGGGCTATACCGTAGATGATTTATATGTTTGGGATGATGAATTGGTAGGAAAAACAGAAGACATTTTCTTGGAATTGATGTACTGGGTTGTTCTTATCAAATCTAAAGATGAACGCAAAAGAAAAGATGCATTTAGAACTGTATGCTATATCTTTTTCAATATGGCTGAACAAAGACTCGGTTTTACATGGGAACAAATCGAAGAAGCGTATCTAGAGAAAAATCGAATCAATCATCAGCGACAGCTAAATCACTATTGA
- a CDS encoding DUF1064 domain-containing protein: MAKTKYKNKKVVVDGIEFDSALEARYYKHLKLLKAQGIVIDFELQPKYTLLDSFKKNGKTFRAITYNADFEVYYTDGHVEVVDVKGMVTQQFELRRKLFEYRYPYELKVITYSKIDGGWITHDELKKARKARKKAKKVI, encoded by the coding sequence ATGGCAAAAACAAAATACAAAAACAAGAAAGTAGTAGTGGATGGAATCGAGTTTGATTCTGCACTGGAAGCAAGATATTACAAACATTTAAAACTATTAAAAGCGCAAGGTATCGTAATAGATTTCGAGTTGCAACCAAAATACACATTGTTAGATAGTTTCAAGAAAAATGGTAAGACATTTAGAGCTATCACTTATAATGCAGATTTTGAAGTTTACTATACCGATGGACACGTTGAAGTGGTGGATGTAAAAGGAATGGTCACACAGCAATTCGAGTTGAGGAGAAAGCTTTTTGAGTACCGTTATCCGTATGAGCTAAAAGTCATAACGTATTCAAAAATTGACGGCGGATGGATAACCCATGACGAGTTGAAAAAAGCCAGAAAAGCCCGTAAAAAGGCCAAAAAGGTGATTTGA
- a CDS encoding helix-turn-helix transcriptional regulator yields MGKGQITKEKLEQWIKDYRWMINTVEELQSELDFKGAKIAQYGVEASLPKAAGSTGDVVFSEVLRRNKHLKRINEYIFKIQEVQKRVDKVTEPREAEVLYWLLEGKSMRWIGQHMALSHVSIKNIKESIIESMLK; encoded by the coding sequence ATGGGCAAAGGGCAGATTACGAAAGAAAAGTTAGAACAATGGATTAAAGACTATCGTTGGATGATTAATACAGTCGAAGAATTACAAAGCGAATTAGACTTCAAAGGGGCAAAAATAGCGCAGTACGGTGTTGAAGCCAGTTTGCCGAAAGCGGCTGGAAGTACAGGTGATGTGGTGTTCTCGGAAGTGTTGCGCCGGAACAAACACTTAAAACGAATCAATGAATATATTTTTAAAATTCAAGAAGTGCAAAAACGAGTTGATAAAGTAACAGAACCAAGAGAAGCAGAAGTATTGTATTGGCTCTTAGAAGGTAAATCAATGCGTTGGATTGGGCAGCACATGGCTTTAAGTCATGTATCTATTAAAAACATCAAAGAATCGATTATCGAAAGTATGTTGAAATAG